A stretch of Parachlamydia sp. AcF125 DNA encodes these proteins:
- the typA gene encoding translational GTPase TypA yields MFSPEKIRNIAIIAHIDHGKTTLLDSLLRQSNIFRENQHVPERVMDSYDQEKERGITIFAKHTSLYFLDDVTKEEYKINVIDTPGHADFSGEVERILGMVNSVLLLVDAQDGPMPQTRFVLSKSLKMGLRPIVVLNKIDRPHANPDGVLDKTFDLFTELGASDDQLDFRYCYASGLSGFAMHHLNEQSKDMKPLFELIVSAVPAPQGSLENPFLMQAATISYDDYVGRQACGRILEGTIRKGDPIIHINEHGTESRCTVTRIEGYLGLEKVEMNEAGVGDIVCISGIPEITIGDTLCDPKKIVRLPRIKLDEPTVSVDFTVNNSPFVGQDGKHVTMNKIRQRLEKEKKANISLRITESEDEQDKITVAGRGELHLSVLIEAMRREDFEFSVSKPQVIVKEIDGVKHEPVERVHIEVPEEYSGTVIEELSKRRGELQHLHTNEHGITSIEFLIPMRGLMGYRNDFLTVTRGLGILTSVFEDFAPWKGAIPSRHRGVLISICAGKTNGYACFNLQDRGVLFTSPGDDVYEGMIVGENSRENDLVVNVIKGKQLTNVRASGSDENIILTPARRFTLEQAIDYIQDDELIEVTPHFIRMRKRLLTENERKRKSK; encoded by the coding sequence ATGTTTTCACCTGAAAAAATTCGAAATATCGCCATTATTGCCCACATCGACCACGGAAAAACAACCTTGCTAGACAGTTTGCTTCGGCAGTCTAACATTTTCCGTGAAAACCAGCACGTTCCCGAACGGGTTATGGATAGCTATGATCAGGAAAAAGAGCGCGGTATCACAATCTTCGCCAAACACACCTCTTTGTACTTTTTAGACGATGTGACAAAGGAAGAGTACAAAATCAACGTGATCGATACGCCCGGCCACGCCGACTTTTCTGGCGAAGTGGAACGGATCTTAGGAATGGTTAATTCTGTGCTTTTGCTGGTTGATGCCCAAGATGGCCCCATGCCTCAAACGCGGTTTGTACTTTCAAAGTCTCTCAAAATGGGACTGCGCCCAATCGTGGTGTTGAATAAAATTGACCGCCCCCATGCAAACCCCGATGGCGTCCTGGACAAAACTTTTGATCTTTTTACCGAGCTTGGCGCTTCAGATGACCAGCTCGATTTTCGCTATTGCTATGCCTCTGGCCTTTCAGGCTTTGCCATGCACCATCTAAATGAGCAAAGCAAAGACATGAAGCCCCTATTTGAATTAATTGTTTCCGCTGTGCCAGCTCCTCAAGGAAGTTTAGAAAACCCGTTTTTAATGCAAGCTGCCACTATTTCTTATGACGACTATGTCGGTAGACAAGCTTGTGGGCGCATTTTAGAAGGTACCATCCGCAAAGGCGATCCGATTATCCATATTAATGAACATGGCACCGAATCGCGCTGCACTGTTACCCGTATTGAAGGCTATCTGGGTCTTGAAAAAGTGGAGATGAATGAAGCGGGTGTGGGCGACATTGTGTGTATTTCAGGAATTCCTGAGATCACCATTGGAGATACCTTATGTGATCCCAAAAAAATCGTGCGCCTCCCACGCATTAAATTGGATGAACCCACTGTGTCCGTAGATTTTACTGTTAATAATAGCCCTTTTGTCGGACAAGATGGAAAACATGTAACCATGAACAAAATCCGTCAACGTCTAGAAAAAGAGAAAAAGGCGAATATTTCTCTCCGTATTACAGAATCAGAAGACGAGCAAGATAAAATCACGGTGGCAGGGCGCGGAGAGCTCCACCTTTCGGTTTTAATCGAAGCGATGCGCCGTGAAGACTTTGAATTTAGCGTATCAAAGCCTCAAGTGATTGTGAAAGAAATTGATGGCGTAAAACACGAACCTGTGGAAAGGGTCCATATCGAAGTCCCCGAAGAATATTCGGGCACAGTCATTGAAGAGCTTTCTAAAAGGCGTGGCGAATTACAACACTTACACACCAATGAACATGGAATCACCTCCATCGAGTTTTTAATTCCCATGCGCGGGTTGATGGGATACCGCAATGATTTCTTGACTGTCACACGTGGGCTCGGGATTCTAACCTCGGTATTTGAAGATTTTGCCCCCTGGAAAGGAGCCATTCCAAGTAGACATCGTGGCGTCTTAATCTCTATCTGCGCAGGTAAAACAAACGGCTATGCCTGCTTTAACTTGCAAGATCGGGGCGTTCTATTTACAAGCCCAGGAGATGATGTTTACGAAGGGATGATCGTCGGTGAGAACAGCCGAGAAAACGATCTTGTTGTTAACGTCATCAAAGGAAAGCAGCTAACCAACGTGCGCGCTTCAGGCAGCGATGAAAACATCATTTTAACTCCTGCCCGCCGCTTTACTCTTGAGCAAGCCATCGACTATATTCAAGATGATGAGCTGATTGAAGTAACACCTCATTTCATCCGCATGCGCAAACGTTTACTCACTGAAAACGAACGCAAAAGAAAATCTAAATAA
- a CDS encoding serine/threonine-protein kinase, which translates to MRIWAIYQAGYLIFKNIDTGQNSIRVPSLIERIFFSTLEVKIELENGRELFWLKKGDLTDFLEKNEINISPYASETELTDLFHQFVRYPQIVKAKHRPQLLLGKYLGGRIKLDIWRLDSNDQGIKEASLFEWLFTKTVKLPIWNGKNIFTYYVKKEELIEKLKIHQVRVDAQISNENLLDKIRALAILPLNAFKNGLIMNELLGDFFYTHSAESYTKAGKKIEGTAKNKLHFISKWAPSPKLALKTYEGLEEKEFAKNLLLIQVFQKKYQLSTYIDADALAQRFHLPLEEVKASAKKGELEAYLRSKEAHLANLEVMLSNYARLFEKQRFFEKSGLTPEVLMKMIRAFAKRGREGRNPILEKKPYLNGQKYIGLFRGEKLYMANITALKRINEGAFIAATRVYNPISRREKVLKITKTHHSEIGQAQQALKNEYDFLHNLHRGFPGRKIPGIQKAPYAMINCEQGREKQGFLLAPKYIGDTFDYDYANIMSDEEVIHALYKLLKGFEYCVKKKNLGHGDIKPENLLIRKVGQTYEIDLSDFGGARILGHDQSLGTFTPNYFPYNDLFLLQEYGTGDPDNQELFDYYFKLRDAYALGSSMYFILSGGHEPYRLKEYDQTAYCPYGEELIARSETFAPGRHPPPEADFDRETLQLKGISPEMIELIERMVQLNPNERIDIHQAAKKFDAYMALKGNMLKLY; encoded by the coding sequence ATGAGGATATGGGCAATATACCAGGCAGGCTACTTAATATTCAAAAATATAGACACTGGGCAAAATTCCATTCGGGTGCCTTCCCTTATCGAACGCATTTTTTTTAGCACCCTAGAAGTAAAAATAGAGCTGGAGAACGGCAGAGAGCTTTTTTGGTTAAAGAAGGGCGATCTCACCGATTTTTTGGAAAAAAACGAGATTAACATTTCTCCTTATGCCTCTGAAACAGAGCTAACAGATCTATTTCACCAGTTTGTCCGCTATCCCCAAATTGTAAAAGCAAAACATAGGCCTCAACTCCTCTTAGGAAAGTACTTAGGAGGAAGAATTAAGCTCGATATTTGGAGGCTAGATTCAAATGACCAAGGGATTAAAGAGGCGAGCCTTTTTGAATGGCTGTTTACCAAGACGGTTAAGCTTCCAATTTGGAACGGGAAAAACATTTTTACCTACTACGTTAAAAAAGAAGAACTCATTGAAAAATTAAAAATTCATCAAGTGAGAGTAGATGCCCAGATCTCCAATGAAAATCTACTGGATAAAATTAGAGCGCTAGCGATTCTCCCTCTGAATGCTTTTAAAAATGGTTTAATCATGAATGAACTGCTTGGGGATTTTTTTTACACCCACTCTGCCGAATCTTATACAAAGGCAGGCAAAAAAATTGAGGGAACGGCAAAGAATAAATTACATTTTATTTCAAAATGGGCCCCTTCTCCAAAACTTGCTTTAAAAACTTATGAGGGCTTGGAAGAAAAAGAATTCGCTAAAAACCTTCTTTTAATCCAAGTTTTCCAAAAAAAATATCAACTTTCTACCTATATCGACGCCGATGCGCTTGCCCAACGCTTCCATCTTCCCTTGGAAGAAGTTAAAGCAAGCGCAAAGAAAGGGGAGTTGGAGGCTTACTTAAGGTCTAAAGAAGCTCACCTGGCAAACCTGGAGGTGATGCTTTCTAACTACGCACGTTTATTTGAAAAACAACGGTTCTTCGAGAAATCGGGCTTAACTCCAGAAGTGCTAATGAAAATGATCCGCGCTTTTGCTAAAAGAGGACGTGAAGGGAGAAATCCCATTTTAGAAAAAAAGCCTTATTTGAACGGGCAAAAATATATTGGCTTATTTCGAGGAGAAAAACTGTATATGGCCAATATCACCGCTCTAAAAAGAATTAACGAAGGGGCTTTTATCGCAGCAACGAGGGTGTATAATCCTATCTCGCGAAGAGAAAAGGTTTTAAAAATCACTAAAACTCACCATTCCGAAATCGGCCAAGCGCAACAAGCTTTAAAAAACGAATACGACTTTCTGCACAACCTTCACAGGGGATTTCCTGGAAGAAAAATTCCAGGCATTCAAAAAGCTCCCTATGCCATGATTAACTGTGAGCAAGGCAGAGAAAAACAAGGCTTTTTGTTGGCTCCCAAGTATATAGGGGATACTTTTGATTACGACTACGCGAATATCATGAGTGACGAAGAAGTCATTCATGCTCTTTATAAGCTGCTGAAAGGTTTTGAATATTGCGTTAAGAAAAAAAACTTAGGACACGGAGATATTAAACCCGAAAACCTCCTCATCAGAAAAGTAGGGCAAACCTACGAAATAGACTTATCTGATTTTGGGGGTGCGCGTATTTTGGGACATGATCAAAGCCTAGGAACATTTACGCCCAATTATTTCCCTTATAACGATCTTTTTCTCCTGCAGGAGTATGGCACAGGGGATCCAGATAATCAAGAGCTATTTGATTATTATTTTAAATTAAGAGATGCCTATGCTTTGGGAAGTTCCATGTATTTTATTTTATCAGGTGGACATGAACCCTATCGATTAAAAGAGTATGATCAAACTGCTTACTGTCCCTATGGAGAAGAGTTGATCGCTCGAAGCGAGACTTTTGCACCTGGAAGGCACCCTCCGCCTGAAGCAGATTTCGATCGGGAGACCCTGCAACTAAAAGGAATCTCCCCTGAAATGATTGAACTTATAGAAAGGATGGTCCAATTAAATCCTAATGAGCGCATTGATATTCATCAAGCAGCGAAGAAATTTGATGCTTATATGGCGCTTAAAGGAAATATGCTTAAATTGTATTAA
- a CDS encoding class I SAM-dependent methyltransferase, with protein MDEGSDTYWQLLQLNLKVKYRNFKEFCTVVKRYYGNRQFFQCDLLLLCQYLWQNPFAISKNFLMRKEEKEIYAYGETPLTSLEKIAAACQITSKDVVYELGCGRGRSCFWTHCFYQCSVIGIDFVPAFIQKAEKVKAKCHLQAIEFRCEDMLQTDFSKGTLFYLYGTCLEEDLIKKLLEKFKSLPAGTKIVTVSYPLTDYSPDFALIKTLSVPFTWGEGDVYIQVKL; from the coding sequence ATGGATGAAGGCTCGGACACTTATTGGCAGCTTTTACAGTTGAATCTTAAAGTCAAATACCGCAATTTTAAAGAATTTTGTACGGTTGTGAAGCGTTACTATGGTAACCGTCAATTTTTTCAATGCGATCTTCTTCTTTTATGCCAGTATCTTTGGCAAAATCCCTTTGCAATTAGCAAGAATTTTTTAATGCGCAAAGAAGAGAAAGAAATATATGCTTACGGAGAAACCCCTTTAACCAGCCTGGAAAAAATCGCGGCGGCTTGCCAGATCACTTCAAAGGATGTCGTGTATGAACTGGGGTGTGGACGAGGAAGAAGCTGCTTCTGGACGCATTGCTTTTACCAATGTTCTGTAATCGGCATTGATTTTGTTCCTGCTTTTATCCAAAAGGCAGAAAAAGTAAAAGCCAAATGTCATCTTCAAGCTATCGAATTTAGATGCGAAGATATGCTACAAACAGATTTTTCTAAGGGGACCTTATTTTATCTTTATGGGACCTGCTTAGAAGAGGACTTAATTAAAAAACTTCTCGAAAAATTCAAGTCATTACCTGCCGGAACAAAAATTGTGACAGTTAGTTATCCCTTAACTGATTATTCCCCTGATTTTGCTCTTATCAAAACTCTTTCTGTACCGTTTACGTGGGGAGAGGGGGATGTTTATATTCAAGTCAAATTGTAA
- a CDS encoding magnesium transporter, giving the protein MNRDNQDQEHKTEGSHYPQGHLLDSKISHVDDVLNEKLERAFHKETAQVLLHDVAKIASEHDPIDLAYAVSRLPPHARVVVYENLPDLAAKIIFMINTGSSTRSVIFREIDDDEILQLISGMPPDEAVWILDDMSDRRIRRILDLLEPKKASRIRDLQKHDRHSAGRLMSNEFFAFHMNTTIGEVAVCIRNNPGIEFSRSIFVLNDAGELAGFVPGRNLIINPDEVQLRQIMGPVLHKVTVDTPRDEVVDLVERYKVPALPVVNQDNHLVGVITYNNVVEALEDIADETIASIAGTAESVSEHEPVFKRFMWRAPWLLVTLCAGLVTSTAMSHFNDRIWFAFVPFFVPLITGMSGNVGIQCSTILVRGMSTGELSPGSRGEAIGNEMGIGTLIGSIFGLICGLVVFLLHHFGFHDLGTDPLMLCMTVSFGVLGACLTATILGTLSPFFFVRLGVDPAVASGPIVTAFNDVLSTLMFFLVARITNVLYSHFYYATNEPLF; this is encoded by the coding sequence GTGAATAGAGACAATCAGGACCAAGAGCATAAAACAGAGGGATCTCATTATCCGCAGGGGCATCTGCTAGATTCTAAAATCAGTCACGTAGATGATGTATTAAACGAAAAGTTGGAAAGAGCCTTTCACAAAGAAACCGCTCAAGTTTTGCTGCATGACGTGGCTAAAATTGCAAGTGAACACGACCCCATTGACTTAGCTTACGCGGTGAGTCGCCTTCCCCCACATGCAAGGGTGGTGGTTTATGAAAATTTGCCTGACCTCGCGGCAAAGATTATTTTCATGATTAATACGGGAAGTAGCACCCGCTCAGTTATTTTTCGAGAAATTGACGACGATGAAATTTTACAGTTGATCTCGGGCATGCCCCCTGACGAAGCTGTATGGATACTGGACGATATGTCTGATCGTCGCATTCGCAGAATTTTAGATCTTTTGGAACCGAAAAAAGCTTCCCGAATTCGAGACTTACAAAAGCACGATCGACATAGTGCTGGACGCTTGATGAGCAACGAATTTTTTGCTTTTCATATGAACACGACAATCGGAGAAGTCGCTGTTTGCATCCGCAATAATCCAGGCATTGAATTTTCCCGTAGCATTTTTGTGTTAAATGATGCAGGAGAGCTAGCAGGCTTCGTACCAGGGAGAAATTTGATCATTAATCCTGATGAAGTGCAGCTTAGGCAGATCATGGGGCCTGTGTTGCATAAAGTGACTGTAGATACTCCTCGAGACGAAGTTGTGGATTTGGTCGAAAGATATAAAGTTCCTGCTTTACCGGTAGTGAATCAAGACAATCATTTGGTGGGGGTGATCACTTATAATAACGTGGTGGAGGCCCTGGAAGATATCGCCGATGAAACCATTGCCAGCATTGCGGGAACGGCAGAAAGTGTGAGTGAACATGAACCTGTCTTTAAACGCTTTATGTGGCGTGCTCCTTGGTTATTGGTCACCCTATGCGCAGGGCTTGTGACCTCTACAGCCATGTCGCATTTTAACGATCGTATTTGGTTTGCATTCGTTCCTTTTTTTGTGCCCTTAATTACCGGGATGTCTGGAAATGTGGGGATTCAGTGCAGTACCATTTTAGTTAGGGGAATGTCCACGGGTGAGTTATCTCCAGGGAGCCGGGGAGAAGCGATCGGCAATGAAATGGGGATAGGCACTTTGATTGGTTCAATCTTTGGTTTAATTTGTGGCTTGGTTGTTTTTTTGCTTCATCATTTTGGGTTTCACGATTTGGGAACAGATCCTTTGATGCTTTGTATGACTGTCAGTTTTGGGGTTTTAGGAGCTTGTTTAACAGCCACGATATTGGGCACACTCTCTCCCTTTTTCTTTGTAAGACTCGGGGTGGATCCGGCGGTTGCTTCCGGTCCTATTGTGACAGCCTTTAATGACGTGCTGTCAACCCTGATGTTCTTTCTTGTCGCGAGGATTACAAATGTCTTGTATTCCCATTTTTATTATGCCACCAATGAGCCTTTATTTTAG